CTTTATGTTAACACTCTTTTTATGCTTAGTTAGCTATTACATTATCTCTTCTGGATTTCGTGTAATTACCGGTATTTGCGTCATCTCTGTTGGTGGTACATTAGGATACTTATTTCTAAGCTTATTCGTTTTGAAATATTCACATTGGGATAATTTACTACCTATATTCACACATTCTTTTTCAGACATTTTAAAATCCGCTCAACTGTCAATCTACAGTATGACCGGTTTTGAAATTTACCTCATGGTGTATCCATTTGTGAAAAAGCCTATGCAATCTCATAAATTTGCTCAATACGGGGCACTATTTTCAAATCTTCTATATTTATTTAGCACCCTTTTAGCCTTTGCATTTTTTAGTGAAAAACAATTGTTAAAAACGATATGGGCCCAACTTTCTATGACCCAAGTCATTCAATTACCATTTATAGAAAGACTCGAATATATTGCAATTTCAGGCTATGCACTCGTTATTATTTCAAGTTTCATCCTCCCTTTATGGGCGTCAATGAGAGGAACACATGAAATATTCCGTGTAAAACAAAGGGGTATTTTAATTGCTTTTATCTTTATCACTCTCATTGTTTCGCAACTTTTAACCAACAGACACGATATTAATAACTTTATTAGTAATGTATCAAAAGTTAGTTTTTGGCTCATTTATGTATACATCCCAATCCTATTTATTATTGTGTGGGTGAAAAGAAAATGGAAAAAATCAAAAGCACAAGCAAATTAATACTTATTTCTTGTATAACATTCTTCAGTCTAATTGGATG
This DNA window, taken from Bacillus cereus ATCC 14579, encodes the following:
- a CDS encoding spore germination protein, translated to MSKVQEKYQISPIFVFFLIHGAQFGAGVLGFARIIAKAAGYDGWMGVIITGIFIHILIWMMYVLLKETNGNLVDLHRQTFGKWLGNGISIIFMAYFLIVSISVIRTYVEIIQVWMFPTASTFMLTLFLCLVSYYIISSGFRVITGICVISVGGTLGYLFLSLFVLKYSHWDNLLPIFTHSFSDILKSAQLSIYSMTGFEIYLMVYPFVKKPMQSHKFAQYGALFSNLLYLFSTLLAFAFFSEKQLLKTIWAQLSMTQVIQLPFIERLEYIAISGYALVIISSFILPLWASMRGTHEIFRVKQRGILIAFIFITLIVSQLLTNRHDINNFISNVSKVSFWLIYVYIPILFIIVWVKRKWKKSKAQAN